The Halovivax ruber XH-70 genome includes the window CGTGTAGACGAAGTGTTCCATCCCGATCTCGTACGTCTCGGCCGCCTTCGCGAGGTATCGTTCGAGCGCGTCCCCGGCACCCGTCTCGTACCGTTCGAACGTGCGTTTCGTCGCTTCGACGTCTTCGGTGACGTCCATCCGCTCGCCATCCTTCCAGAAGATGCGGTAGTGTGGGTCCAGGTGCGTCAGGTCGTAGTAGTCCGTCGGCGTCCGGTCGAACGCCGCGAAGAATCGCTCGAACACGTCGGGCATGAGGTACCACGACGGTCCCATGTCGAACGTGAAGCCGTCTCGTTCGAGCGTGCTCGCACGACCTCCGAGCTGGTCGGTCTTCTCGACGACCGTCACGTCGAAACCGGCGTCGGCCAGGTAACACGCCGTCGCCAGCCCACCGAATCCGCCACCGACCACGCAGACCGACCGATTCTGCACGCTGGTCGGTGCGGTCATTCGGACTCCCCCGGGAAAATTGCTGCGCGCACACGCGAAACGACCCGTCGCATTGTCGGTCGACCCACGGAATCGTCGCCGGTGGACCGGGGTGGGTGGTCGGTTTCGTTCGGACCAGCAGCCGCGGAGCGGTGTTCGGATGCTATCGGCCGGTCTCCCCCGTCACGGGTTGGTATCGAACTCGCCGCGTCGAACGCGGTGCGAGGGTCGTCGGTTCGTCGCCAGTGCCACCAGGTCTTCGCGGCGAGGAACAGCCGTCGCGGCATGCTGAGTGAGGGCCGTTCGGAGAGGACGTCACACCCCTGCGCACGGATCGCTCGATGGTGATCCGCGTAGAGCACGGCTGCCAGTAACACGGCGAACTGGCACCCCTCCGGGAGGTAGGCGATCCCGTCGACGCCGGTCTCGTATCGCCGTTCCGTTCGCGCCAGTTCGTCCCGTATCAACGCCTCGAACTCTGGAGAACACTCCAGGTTGGCAATCTGTGTCTCGCTGACCCCGAATCCCTCGCGGCGCGCACGCGGGAGGTAGATCCGATCGTACTCGTAGACGTCCTCGCGAACGTCCCGGAGAAAGTTGGTCAACTGCAGGGCCTCGGCGAGTGCTTTCGCGTGTGGGCGGGCCGCCTCGCTGTCGTCCGGATCCATCACGCACAGCATCATGTTCGCCACGGCGACGGACGACCCCCTGAGGTAGCCCGACAGTTCGTCGTGAGTCTCGTACCGGTCCGTCGAGACGTCACGCGCCATCGCGTCGACGAACTCGTCGATCTCCTGGTCGGGAATGTCGTACCGGTCACGGACCGTCAGGAACGCTTCCAGGACGGGATCGTTCGTCTGGCGCGTACCGAGTGCACTCTCGCGAATTCGCTCGAGTTCGGCGAGCTGTCGCTCGGCTGGCGGTGGATCCGGATCGTCCACCACGTCGTCCGCGATGCGGAAGAACGCGTACAGGACGTACGTCGCGTGCCTGATCCGCTGGGGGAGCAGGCGCGTCGCGAGGTGGAACGTCCGTCCGGTCCGTTGCTGGATGGCCTTGCTTCGCTCTAGGTTGTCGGCGTCGATCATGCGGATACGCGGGGTACTGCCCCACTACGTACCACGGCCCGCGGGATAAACAGGGGTGTACCTAACTAGTCCGTGAGTGTCTTATTGCGAAGACTGTTGGAACGCTCGATCCGGTCCGCCGGTCCGGACTGCCGTCGTAAGTCGCGTCGACGTTGGGTTCGACGTGATGCTACCGATCGAGGAACGCCGAAACCAGTTTGCGCTCGGCGGCCCGTCGGTGTTGGTGGTACGTCGACCGGGCGACACCCATCGCGCTCGCGAGTTCGTCGCCCGAGACCGATCGGTTCCACTCGTAGTACCCGCTCGCGTGGGCGATTCGGAGCGCGAGGTGTTGTCTGTCGGTCAGCGCGTTCTCGAGCTCGGCGAGGTACTCCTGGCGAGTCGTGGGTGGCCGGTCGCGATCTCGTCGGCCACGCAGTTCGACGCCGTCGTACTGCGCTCGTATGTCGTCGACGAGTTCGCGTACGTCGCGATCGCTCGAGATTTCGACCGTTAGACGGGTTGCCCCGTCTGCAGCGGAAATCGATCGCGTCGTCGCTCCCCGGGCCGCGAGCGCGGAAACGATCGAGGTTTCGGTCATCACCAGTTCGTAGAGGTTACCCTCGTCGTATTCGTGAATCAGCGTCGCCTCGGCGACGGCCGACAGGTCGTCCACGGCGGCCGAGACGGCGGCGGGTTCGGCGTCGATAGTGAGAAACAACCGGACACGGCCGTCGTCCGAACTGACGGCTCCGTCGTAGGACACCGTCGGTCCGGCGCGCTCGGCGAGCGTGACGAACGGGAACGAGGGATCGGTGATCTCGATGTCGAGTTCGACGATTTCGTCGGCGAGCAGGAGTCGTCCGCGCTCGATCGCGTCTATCGTCGTCGCCGTGGCTCTCGCCAGCGCTTCGAGGACGACCGCTTCTCGTTTGGTGACCGCTCCCCCCTCGCCGGCG containing:
- a CDS encoding phytoene/squalene synthase family protein; this encodes MIDADNLERSKAIQQRTGRTFHLATRLLPQRIRHATYVLYAFFRIADDVVDDPDPPPAERQLAELERIRESALGTRQTNDPVLEAFLTVRDRYDIPDQEIDEFVDAMARDVSTDRYETHDELSGYLRGSSVAVANMMLCVMDPDDSEAARPHAKALAEALQLTNFLRDVREDVYEYDRIYLPRARREGFGVSETQIANLECSPEFEALIRDELARTERRYETGVDGIAYLPEGCQFAVLLAAVLYADHHRAIRAQGCDVLSERPSLSMPRRLFLAAKTWWHWRRTDDPRTAFDAASSIPTRDGGDRPIASEHRSAAAGPNETDHPPRSTGDDSVGRPTMRRVVSRVRAAIFPGESE